The stretch of DNA CATTTCATAGCATACACTGGCATGAGCAATAGCAAGGACAGGGTGTAGGCCAGCCTGgattggactgcagcacccaccagttcacaagAGGGCTTGGAGTTGAGAgtggtccaggctgggctaggctgctgcaactgctgtcaggaactgggactgggggaaggTGAATCTGAACCAAGttgcatcacctgctggcaaatgatagactggggatgggccatctcaaactgggccatagcacctgctggcacataaaAGGTCTGGGGCTGGGAAAAGGCCTTGTAGTAGAACCtcagggactcccctgctgagttactgcttccactggtgcacgtgagagctgggagtggggatAAGTCTGCCTGGACAGGACTATAGCACTCATCAGCTAGCAATTGGAATGAGTCTGAGCATGGACCAGACTGGGCTGTGTGGCTGCACCCACTAGCACATAGGAGAACCAGATAGGTGTAGGCTAACAGGGTTTGGcatcagcaccagctggcaagtgcctggACTGAGTTTAAGTCATGTCAGGATGGACTTCAATAACCCCTAACAGGCACAAAATTGAGGCTGGGCGCTGGCCTTGTAGGCATACTATGGGCACTCCCCTGATAGGTaagttcctactggtgagcatgagagcaatggctaggggcaggtcaggctggtaATGGCAGCAGTAACCATTGACATAAGTCTGGGTTGGGTCTGCAGgtgggtgggctgagctaagcttcagcacccatgggtgtgcgtAAGAGTCAGGTGGGATGCAGGATATACTAGGCTAGGACacagcacataccagcatgcacaaAAACAGGGGGTGGGGACGGGCCTGGCAGCACCCTTTTTAGGTCACGTCGTATTGGTGTGTGTGACAACTGGGCCTATGGCGGGCTtacctgggctaggctgcagcacctgtcagttcttgtgagaaatggggctgggggCAAAACTAAACAAGTAGTTCCAATTACCAtcatgtgcattggctggtgcatgTGACAAACCAAACCTGACCCTACACTAACTGGCATACacaagtcaagtctgagatcatcCCAAGTGAGGTTTCACATGGGATTCCTCAACTGGATCACCAAACTCAAAACCAGCCACTGGGAAAATCACAATTTATGTGGTCTGATCTTGCAGTACATGTATTGAGACAATTTGTCTCTAGCTGTGGAGTTTCCCTTTCAGCAACATGAAGAACACACATCAAAGAGGGGGAAAATCTGCTTTTGATAATTGGAAAGTTTTCAAGTAGCATGATGCTGGAATAATCAGATATTTCCTATGGCAACATACTTTCCCAGGCAGGAATTCATGCAGTCtgttccataaatatttatttggaaactgCTATGTGTTAAGCAACATGGATGGAGGAGATATAAAGTTGAAAGGGACATTTTTCAGTCTTATAATAACCCAGATGAAGTCTATTTTTGGACTtgcatttatttaacaaatatttatgaaatatttttaagtgaaaatttttAACTATTCTGGGGAATATAATAACAAGTTCTTCCCATCAAATAATGCACAGTTTTCAAAAGGACATTTCATGAATTAAAATGTTCTGCCTTTTATGGAAATGATGTCTTTCTGAAGTGCTGTTCTgtgcccccctttttttcttaatgaagaaATCTAGCATTTTGTTTCAACTTGCCTATTTTTTCAGCAATcagaacatttttcttcttttagttttAAATACAAATAGCCTTTCACACCATCCATgactatttattttcacttggctatatttttcttttttcaggaaTCCCCACCAGACATTGACACTGGTTCATGCCTGGCTGTAAGAACTGACACACTGCTGGTTTTTGGTAGTCACTGAATGAATGAACCTAAAAGCTCATGATTGTTAAACACTTACTTCAACCAAGATGTAAAGGCAAACCCCATGTTCTTTCCAGAATCATGAATCTGCTCCGAATGCCTGATAACAGGAAATTCTTCCTTTTAGCAGAGTTGgtggaaggcaacagagaaaagACAGTCTGCGGGTTTGCTACGACAGGAAAAGGTGAAGAGAAACACCTAGGTGGCTTTGGCTAGAATAGAAAAGGTCTGGGTGGGAAAGGGTGAGGAATAAATATCAAACTGTCTTCTCGTAGGGAACCAGAATTTTGCTGGATGCACTTACAGTTGACTAAGTAAACATCTGAAGTTCTCTGCGCTTGAAGGTCTGTTGTGTGTTCCGGGAAAGAGTTTAGATTTTATTCTCCTGGGTACTGAAAGCCTGATGGAAACACTCAACGCAAAGACATGCGTTCAACATGAACTGCCGGAGTTCTCTCTGAGGACTTCAGCTAGTGTTTTCACAGAGGCAAGATGCTCCTCAGGGAATTAGTAGGACCTTCATGTCCCAGTCCTGGGTCATTGCAGGGGGCGGGGACTGGAAACTCAACGGGACGTGCAGGAGGCGTCACACGCTCTTCTGGGCTAGGAGGCAGGCGTTAGATGCTCTTCGGGGCTCCCCAGACCAGGAAGAGAAGCTGTCGCCTGGCAGAAGAAGAGCATCATGCTCAGGCCAGCGGGCAGCCTGCTGTGCCTGGGCTTGGGCAGTGTGGTCCGCTGCGCTCCCGGAGCCTGTCAAGAAGCCACTCAGCGGCTCACACTCGGTCTCCGGATTCGTGGTGTCCGCTGCTACTCCAGCGGCGGAGTCCCAAGCGGCCCTGGGCAACAAGGTCAAGGTGAGCAAAGACTCAGCGTGAGAAAGTCCGGGAGCCAGGGGTGAGGGAACGCGAGTTGGAAGGATCCTGGAGGGAGCGCTCTAAGCTGCCCTGCGGGAGGTTTGTGAGTTGCCAAGtcaagctctgtctctctcccagtAGGGAAGGTTCACAGAATCCCAGGTCAATACAAGCCCTCGCAATTCGACAAGAAAATACTGCTGTGGACCGGGAGATTCAAATCGATGGAGGAGATCCCGCCCGAGGTCCCGTAAGTTTGGCAAGCATCTTGGAAGGGGTTTGCGCGTGGAAAGGTTGGGCCCCAGACCATACGGATGCAGAGCCCATGCATCCTTAGGGAATTTATCTAACACTCTCCCAGCAAGGCTAATGTCAGGTTTGTTGACTGGGTACTGGGGAGCTAGGCTCACACAGTGACTGCAGAAGTTAATTAGAAACCAACACATTAAAGGAGCACTTCCAAACTCGTCCAGATTCCGGACCCCAGCGATCTGTAAAA from Ochotona princeps isolate mOchPri1 chromosome 1, mOchPri1.hap1, whole genome shotgun sequence encodes:
- the FAM162B gene encoding protein FAM162B isoform X1; translated protein: MLRPAGSLLCLGLGSVVRCAPGACQEATQRLTLGLRIRGVRCYSSGGVPSGPGQQGQVGKVHRIPGQYKPSQFDKKILLWTGRFKSMEEIPPEVPPEMIDAARNKARVKACYIMIGLTIIACFAVIASAKRAAERHESLTSWNLAKKAKWREEAALAAQAKAK
- the FAM162B gene encoding protein FAM162B isoform X2 is translated as MLRPAGSLLCLGLGSVVRCAPGACQEATQRLTLGLRIRGVRCYSSGGVPSGPGQQGQGKVHRIPGQYKPSQFDKKILLWTGRFKSMEEIPPEVPPEMIDAARNKARVKACYIMIGLTIIACFAVIASAKRAAERHESLTSWNLAKKAKWREEAALAAQAKAK